In the Triticum aestivum cultivar Chinese Spring chromosome 2B, IWGSC CS RefSeq v2.1, whole genome shotgun sequence genome, TGGACAACATACGATCAGAGAAATAAGATATAGATTGCACTCTTACCTGCTTCTGAAAGAACGGTTAGTTTATCTGGCAAAATGCTTTCAGGACATGATGATCCTATTTGTAGGTTTTGACGTGCCCGGTAATGGAAACCAAGAAGCAAGCTGTAATCCATTATACTGTGATTCCTTAGAAATTCGCTGTCGATTTCGATCTGCCTACACCGAACATGAACATAGCATGGTTGTTACAAAGATAAATGGTCATGAGAATAAGCTGTTTTTTTTTTCTGAGCGAACATGCTTACTTTAGCAAAGCATCCCGCCAAGAAGGCTCAAGATAAAATGAATAGTTCAGATCCAAGTCTTTCAGTGTCGTGTTCTCGTCGATTTTAATTTTCTCCGTAGAACGGCCCAAAGACGAACCTTTCAAGTCAAATCTTCGATGAATTCTAAGTTCTGTGCAAAACATGTTGCCCATCACTACAAATCGAAACTGCATATGCAAATAATCAAAATCCACGGTTTAGTTTCTACCATCATTTGAAAAGAAGTAGCTAGAGTAGGAAAAATCATATAAGACAACTAGTATCCTTTTAAGATTGAAGGAAATTAATCCGCCATTAAAAAAATATAAGAAGCTTTagacagtctctgcaagtttgacTATCAATTGCAACTGCGATATGTCATCGGAAGtcgcaaaataataataattatatTTTGAGTTGCAAAAATAATTTTATTATTAAACTACTTCTCTTTGAAAAAACCCAATAGCATTATTACATGAACAAAATAAGAAGGTTTTGTAGGCAGTACTAATCAGAGTTATAATATTTTTGACAAATTCTAAGACTGTATTTTTTATATGAGACAATAGGGAGCTCAAGCAACAGTTaactattttttttttgaaatgtcaGCAACAGTTAATAATATCACTACCTTTTGGCCGCTGGAAGGTCTCACCCTGTGGAGGCCAAAAAATTTAGTTACAAGTGTGTTCTCATAAGCATGGACATGACGATAATAGTACGGAAGCATACGCAGAAGAACCTGCATCATGTCAAGTATATATCAATGGTGTTCATGTAAGAACATGAGCAAAAAGGACAAGTTTGATTCGAGTGCTGATATGATACATTAAGTGAACTAGGAAACTAGTTCAGATAAGCTAAAAGCTTTGGACCAATGAAGATATCCGTTTTGGATCAAGTGTTGGTGAGACATGCAAGCTCCAGATCATTTGAATCTTGCTATTGTTACTAAGAGCTGGAATTGGTAGAGAACCTGCACTTCTGATTTCCGAAGAGTCTTGATCATAAACTGGTCATCTTGCGATAAGAAAAAGATACTCCCACTCTTTCCAGGAGAAGATAGCTCCCTAAGTGCATCACTTCCACTAATGGAAATCATGTAATCTGCTGTATCAATCTTGAACATCTCCCTCAAATTTCTATAATCAAATTCTACCAAGAAATTAGTCTTGTCATGTTCTGAAAAATAAAATACTGCAAGGGTGTCTCACTAGCTACTGAAACAAATAAATTTCAAATTCTGTGACTTAATAAGCATTAAATATCATTGCAGAACAATATTCAGATTGATTGCAACAGGGTAACACTTCAGCCATTGAACTACTCAAGTTACTCGATGACATCCTTATAATTTTTCTTCTTCTGTTAAGCTAAGTTATACGAATCTACTAGATCAACAGAAGAACATAAGTTTTTAGATAATGAAAAGAACACATTTTTggaaaaggaatgaaaagaacACATGCTGACCAACGTCCTGTTGAATGAAAAGTGAAGCACAAACCTGAAAACCATTGGGCAGTAGTCCTTCCACTTGAAATCTAGAGCACGATGTGAAGGAGTAAGCGGTGATCCGTTTTTGGGGAAGTTCATCCAGAAATTTGCTTTGGGGCCAAAATCAGAAGCTCGCACTTCACGCTCCTGAATCGGCGTAATCCTCCCAACTGTGTACCTGAGTAGTAAAACCAAGGTTTTTGATTCTGTATGCAAAAAACAatcttggaggggggggggggggggggggggcactgagATATCTGGTTACCGCGGTTACCAGAAAATACCGGGCAGTTACCAAACAGTTTTTTTTAGTGAATTTTGACTGTGAAAAGAATTCAGCCAAAATTCATTCACAATTCGGATTTTTTTTTCAGCAAGGCAATTTCCCGTGGGGCGCCGAGATGTATGGTTACTGGGCGGTAACCGAATTTACCGCctggtaaccaaaaccttgggGAGCGGCTACAGGTCAGCTGACTGACCCAAAATAGGTGTCAGTCGAACGGCACACACAGCTTTGTTCTGCACATAAGAAGCAACTGCTACCTGCCTCCGGTAAAAGCCTACCGCAAAATCACGCCCACAGATGCATGCTGCATGCAAGGATACCCACAATACAAATTGCAGAAGCACCCGAGGCAGCAGCTGCAGCATGAAAAGCAAGCAATTCTCCGGTAAAAACCAAGTAATGGCAATATTTGAACGCAATTTACACAGAAATTGCGCTATGTTATAATATGCAAAAATAAAGGTTTTACCAttaaagaaagaaaatgaaatgaaaTAAATTAAAATTAAAACAAAATAATGAATTTTTCTAGGGAAGAATAAAAGCCTTTAAGAAAAAGATaataaaaatccaaaataaaataatGAAATTTTCTAGGGAAGattgaaaccctttaagaagaaagtaaaaaagcaaaaacaaaaacaaaataatgaagttttctagggaagaatgaaaccctttaagaagaaagaaaataaaaaacaaaaacaaatacaaaataatgaagttttctctGGAAGAAAGAAACCCTTTAAGAAAACAAAatataaaaactaaaaaaataataatgaagttttctatgtAAGAATAAAACCCTCTAATAAGAAAGAAAATATAAAACAAAAACCAAAACAAACTAATGAAGTTTTTGGAAAATGgaaccctttaagaagaaataaaattaaaaaataacttgcacacaagtatgcCCTGAAATTGCACTTTTCTAATATGCCAAAAATAAGCATATACAGTGCAATTTTTGCTTATATTGTAATTTACACACATGGTGTATCATACTTGCGTGTATACTTACTTACAAACTCAAATATATATTTTTTTTTCAAAGAAGAAATGAAGTATAGTGGCATTGGTACCACCTTTAAGAagaaaggaattaaaaaaataatgatacaatttgcacacaatttacataTAAATTGCTCTTTTTTTAGTTATGTAAGAATAAACATATTATAGTGAATTTTAcataaaaacaaagaaaaattaAACAAGGAACGAATAAGTGGCATTGGTATCATCCTTAAAACAGGAAATGAATTAAAAACTAAACATAATAAAACAAATAAAGTTTTCTACGAGAGAATAAATTAGCGACATTGGTATTActgttaagaagaaagaaaataaagaaaaaacttGTACACAACTTTGCACTGAAATTGCACTTGTTATAATATGCAGCAAATACAAATATAATAATGCAACTTGAGCAGTctagtataatttacacacatattgTATTGTATTTTCATGCATACATACAAATAATAATAGAATGTATTAAATTAGCAAAACAATTAGCATTGGTATTACCGAATAAAGAAAAAATTATCCACACAATTAGCATAAAATGCACTTTTTATAATATGTAGAATAAATATATAAGAGTGAAGTTTCAGTACTCTGATGTAATTTGTACATGTAGTACTTGCATGTATACATTTTCACGCACTCAACATCTGAAAATACATGTAAAAAAATGCTCAactgaaaataaaaaataaaagccTACATGTGCTGAAAACAAAAATAAACACATGAAAAAAGAGCATACACACACCAAAATCCAGCCCAAaaagaaaatcgactgacccaaagtaGATGTCAACCGAATCCAAACAGCCCAATACCACCAGCAAAATGTGACAGAAAAAAGAAAAGCTACACAAATCTTAAAGCACAATCCAAGGGTCAAAAAATCGATTGACCACAAAACAAAAATTCAGCTGACTGAGATCTAGCTAAAATGAAACCTTGACAGCGTGTTTGGTTGGGGGGAGTTGGAGACAGGGAATGGGAGTTTAAGGTAAGTGACACTTTCAATCCCTTGATTGATTCAGAGACATGGGAATTaaggagggaaggggaagaggaattAACTGGTCCAACTCCTTCGAATCTCTTCCTTGGGGGACCCCTGGTAATTTAACTGGGGATTGGGAATTGGTACAGAAAAAAACGTTCTGTTAGTTGGCACGTCCGTGAGGAGAGGCATTGCACGTTGAAAGTTGTTTATTCATCTACCTAATCTCACCAATTAAATAGGGGCAGTTAATTCTCTTCTAAATTCCCACCTTAAATTACCTTCACATGCCAAACAAAGGAATGCGAGTTCAAATCAATTTCCCATGTCTAATCCTTTAACAAACTCAAATCCCTAAACTCCCATTCCCTCTCCCTGTAGTTACCAAACACGCTGTGAGTACAGGCGTACAACCACATTCAACCTTAGAAGATAGTAACACTCTCATGTCGATAAAGGAAACTAAATTATCGGATCATAGACTTCATAGCTCACAGCGATGTAGATCAGGAAACTGTTGAAAATTAAGATTCCCTCAGTTGAGAATTAATTgttgctcaaacggatgtatctagcattaTGGAATTAGTTGAGCGACAACTAATTACTAATTCCGGACGGGAGTTATGCATTACCTGATTCCAAGCTGCAGACAGAGCATCAGATCGTAGCTCCTGTGCCCTTTAATTATCGTCTCTCCAGGCCTTTTGGCATCCTTCACCTTCCTGCTCCGTCGAAGTCTCGGTTTCTTGGACGACGGCGAATCCGGGAGGCTCTTATCCAGCACGACCTCGCTGATCAGAACGCCCTGCGCGTACTCCCTCTCGAGTATCTGAGAGCTAGAACCAGCCGTGTCTTCACATTTCAgcgttttctcaggacccgcaGGACCTCCGGTGACCACCCCGACGGCCACTCCGATGGCCGCGCCGATACTCCGGCGTCTCTGCAGAGAGGGCCTCTTCTTCATCGCAGGCCGCCCGAGGCCCGAGTTCCTCCTGGACAAACTTCCATCCGCCGCCGCGGGCTCCGGGTCCGCGCCGGTGCCAAAGGAGACGTCAGGCAGCACGCACCTCTTCCTCAGGTCGTCGAGGCGAGCGGCGGGAACCCTGCGGCGTTCGGGGTAGAAGGTGCCCTTACCGTCCTTGAGCCCCCTGGACCAGGTCCCGAGGTAGCACCCGCCGCCCTCCCAGGTGTACAGCCCGTAGCCGTGCGCCACGCCGGCGACCCAGTTCCCCTGGAACGAGTCCCCGGTGCTCCACGTGAGGACCCCTTTGCCGGACATGAGGCCGTTCCTCATGGTGCCGACGTAGCTGTTGCCGTTCTCCCACGTGTACCTGCCCTGGCCTTCCATCTGGCCCTGGACCCAGGAGCCCTGGTACACGTCGCCATTGGCGTGCGCCTGGAGCCCGAGCCCGTGCTTGCGGTCCAGCTTCCACTGCCCCTTGTAAGACGAGGAGGGGGAGCCGTTGGTGTACGTTCCTTCGCCGTCCATGAAGCCGCCGGAGTATTCGCCTTCGTAGACGGCCCCCGACGGCCACTCCGTCCTTCCATTG is a window encoding:
- the LOC123046852 gene encoding phosphatidylinositol 4-phosphate 5-kinase 9 codes for the protein MQGRTAAPAASNNPPARPHQSHPDAAASWTNSAGELTLPNGDLYSGTLSGGVPEGTGRYVWSGSGCVYEGGWRRGMRHGNGRTEWPSGAVYEGEYSGGFMDGEGTYTNGSPSSSYKGQWKLDRKHGLGLQAHANGDVYQGSWVQGQMEGQGRYTWENGNSYVGTMRNGLMSGKGVLTWSTGDSFQGNWVAGVAHGYGLYTWEGGGCYLGTWSRGLKDGKGTFYPERRRVPAARLDDLRKRCVLPDVSFGTGADPEPAAADGSLSRRNSGLGRPAMKKRPSLQRRRSIGAAIGVAVGVVTGGPAGPEKTLKCEDTAGSSSQILEREYAQGVLISEVVLDKSLPDSPSSKKPRLRRSRKVKDAKRPGETIIKGHRSYDLMLCLQLGIRYTVGRITPIQEREVRASDFGPKANFWMNFPKNGSPLTPSHRALDFKWKDYCPMVFRNLREMFKIDTADYMISISGSDALRELSSPGKSGSIFFLSQDDQFMIKTLRKSEVQVLLRMLPYYYRHVHAYENTLVTKFFGLHRVRPSSGQKFRFVVMGNMFCTELRIHRRFDLKGSSLGRSTEKIKIDENTTLKDLDLNYSFYLEPSWRDALLKQIEIDSEFLRNHSIMDYSLLLGFHYRARQNLQIGSSCPESILPDKLTVLSEADAAEKDSAYNYRDGLILVQRGSDKNGSDAVGPHIRGSRLRAPSGCFEEVDLLLPGTGRLPIQLGVNMPARAEKEEKQEEGSKSLHHMYDVVLYIGIIDILQKYNMTKKIEHAYKSIKYKYNPLSISAVEPQFYSERFLKFVGTAFPQNSSNQ